GGCGGGTGGACTGGGCTCATCGTGCGCACCTCCGGGGTGAATGAACGTCGGTGTTCATGATGCCGACCAGTCGGTATGTCGTCCAGTGAACTTCCGGAACCGGATGTGCGGACTCCGGCCCGATCGAAGGGTGGACCTCTGGTGTTCAGTCGTATCTCTGAATAGAGTTCACGTATGGATACAGCCTTGTTGATCGACGAAGTCCGGCTCACCCCGATCCTCATTGCCGACCCCCCGCTCCTCAACACGCAGGGAGTCCACCAGCCGTACACCCCACGCCTGATCGTGGAGGTCGTCACCCGGGGCGGTGTGACCGGCATCGGGGAGACCTACGGCGACGGCAAGTACCTCGAACTGGCCGAACCCCTCGCAGCGGCCCTGGCCGGACGCCCGGTCAGCGATGTGAACGGCCTCTTCGCCCTCGCCGACGAGGTGTGCGGAGATTCACGCGCGGCCGACGAACGGGTCGACGCGGGCGGGCTGCGCGGCGTCCAGACCGCGGACAAGCTGCGGCTCTCGGTGGTCTCCGGCTTCGAGGTGGCCTGCCTGGACGCTCTGGGCAAGACGCTCGGCCTGCCGGTGCACGCGCTGCTCGGCGGCAAGGTCCGCGACAGCGTCGAGTACAGCGCGTACCTCTTCTACCGCTGGGCCGAGCACCCGGACGGCGGCGAACGCGACGACTGGGGCGCGGCCGTCGACCCGGCCGGAGTGGTCGCCCAGGCCCGGCGCTTCGCCCGTGAGTACGGGTTCTCCTCCTTCAAGCTGAAGGGCGGCGTCTTCCCGCCGGAGGAGGAGATCGCCGCGGTCCGCGCACTGGCCGAGGCGTTCCCCGGGCAGCCGCTGCGTCTGGACCCCAACGGCGCCTGGTCCGTCGAGACCTCGCTGTACGTCGCCGAGCAGCTGAAGGACGTACTCGAATACCTGGAGGACCCGG
This genomic interval from Streptomyces sp. NBC_00464 contains the following:
- a CDS encoding glucarate dehydratase family protein, with the translated sequence MDTALLIDEVRLTPILIADPPLLNTQGVHQPYTPRLIVEVVTRGGVTGIGETYGDGKYLELAEPLAAALAGRPVSDVNGLFALADEVCGDSRAADERVDAGGLRGVQTADKLRLSVVSGFEVACLDALGKTLGLPVHALLGGKVRDSVEYSAYLFYRWAEHPDGGERDDWGAAVDPAGVVAQARRFAREYGFSSFKLKGGVFPPEEEIAAVRALAEAFPGQPLRLDPNGAWSVETSLYVAEQLKDVLEYLEDPASGTELMAAVAAGTDVPLATNMCVTTLAEVPEAFARNAVQVVLSDHHYWGGLHRTRELAGICRTFGAGLSMHSNTHLGISLAAMTHVAATVPNLDYACDSHYPWQTEDVITTRHAFEDGRLAVSDAPGLGVELDRERLAVLHRRWLDDDGAMRERDDAAAMRKAEPGWATPSIPRW